The proteins below come from a single Pristiophorus japonicus isolate sPriJap1 chromosome 18, sPriJap1.hap1, whole genome shotgun sequence genomic window:
- the LOC139229185 gene encoding nuclear factor interleukin-3-regulated protein-like — MLSTFDAAVDFEPQPLKNGSFRNKLSSRRKREFMPEEKKDASYWEKRRKNNEAAKRSREKRRFNDLVLESKMLALNEENTCLRAELLTLKMRCGLISSSAYAQEVQILQGCMQKYFARQRALEMDPHFLELETPFLRDGCCHSYMRYTSGSLSVDSIDSTSQHTRDSLVHTKCTSPASVGVQKQYPIEMSTDESTIHNTSLNQLIYPRHPHSFEKHLYCRPSSASPNATEMDNKNSKRESEDDAEDEQQVPKMHPFSPINGYRFECSTTPKSNNSALPHKLRIKAKAMIAKGEKDDAEFDLDMSLKDEPRLENTRSASLTEIRDIDVSLCGGICDCKTAFKPVISLPICYSV, encoded by the coding sequence ATGCTGTCGACATTCGACGCCGCGGTGGACTTTGAGCCGCAGCCGTTGAAAAATGGAAGCTTTAGGAACAAGCTGAGTTCCCGCAGGAAGAGAGAGTTTATGCCCGAGGAGAAGAAAGACGCATCTTACTGGGAAAAACGGCGGAAAAACAACGAAGCCGCCAAACGGTCACGTGAGAAGAGACGCTTCAATGACTTGGTGTTGGAAAGCAAAATGTTGGCGCTCAACGAGGAAAACACCTGTCTCAGGGCCGAGCTGCTCACCTTAAAGATGAGGTGCGGTCTCATTAGCTCCTCAGCCTATGCCCAAGAAGTGCAAATCCTGCAAGGTTGCATGCAGAAGTATTTTGCAAGGCAGAGAGCGCTAGAGATGGACCCTCACTTTTTGGAACTAGAGACCCCATTTTTGCGGGATGGCTGCTGCCATAGTTACATGAGATACACCTCAGGAAGTCTCTCCGTTGATTCCATTGACTCCACTTCCCAACATACACGTGACAGCCTAGTTCACACAAAGTGTACGAGCCCTGCTTCGGTTGGGGTACAGAAGCAATACCCTATAGAAATGTCTACTGATGAGTCTACAATACATAATACTTCGTTGAATCAACTAATATATCCCAGACACCCACATTCATTTGAAAAACATCTGTATTGCAGACCTTCAAGTGCTTCCCCAAATGCAACAGAGATGgacaataaaaacagtaaaagagagtcAGAAGATGACGCAGAAGATGAACAGCAGGTTCCTAAAATGCATCCTTTTTCTCCTATCAATGGCTACAGATTTGAGTGCTCCACAACCCCCAAATCAAATAATTCTGCCCTTCCTCACAAATTGAGAATTAAGGCAAAAGCAATGATTGCAAAAGGAGAAAAGGATGATGCAGAATTTGATCTTGACATGTCATTGAAGGATGAACCACGCCTTGAAAATACTAGAAGTGCCTCATTGACAGAGATCAGAGACATAGATGTGAGTTTGTGTGGAGGTATTTGTGACTGCAAAACAGCATTTAAACCTGTTATTTCATTACCTATTTGTTACTCAGTTTAA